Sequence from the Caretta caretta isolate rCarCar2 chromosome 8, rCarCar1.hap1, whole genome shotgun sequence genome:
TCCGTGCTATAGACCCAATGTTATTGGTGATTGTAACCAGTGTAGCTCTAGCCAGGTCTTCTTTACTAACAGATTCTCTCTTCTCTTTGTAGATCATATTCCCAAAACTGGAGAGAGAAAATACAATACAAAGTGAAACATTTGTCTTCAACAAGTTTAGAGTACAGTTTCCATGCTGTAGTGGAAATTACATCTTCTGTTTATCCTCAGTCTTAATTGAACCAATTTTCAAATGCTCACTGAATACAGTAATTTGACCACCAAGATTGTGGAGGGTTATGTATCTGCATCCATTCCTTAAAAAGAAATATACTTCCTCCAAACATTTTAAGACCCTATGAGTTAAATCTGATTATCCTACAGAATTCCATGAAGGAACAGCTTAAATCTCAGCTAAACAAGATTAGTCCACAGCACTAGCCAGAACAAGTAAAGGTAATTCTGAGCCCTGACTGATGTATTCTGCAGATTCCGAAAAGTCAGCCTCGCTTCTtcacaaaacaaaactattttgcTCCATTCATGCCTTTAGGTGCCATCGAGAAAAAGATAACCAAACACAAAAATTTCAAGTATAATAAAATAGCCCTGGGGATTTAAAGTGATTACGTAATCATAAGAATCATACAAGTTTATTGATGCTGCCACAATTCTAATTTTCCTGGGGCTGAGGAATTCTGTCCTGCCGCTGGCTCTATATAAAGCAAGCAACTTCAGCTCATATCTCTTTATTCAGTATTTTGCCTAATCACAGCTTGTGGTCTCTTTCTGGCTGAAGACATAAGAACTCTCACCCTGTTCATATGGAGTGGCTGAAGCAAAGCAGGGGGAACATGGAATTAACAGCACTGTTTCCCATCCCAAGCCCCTCTGAAATTAAAGCCACTAGTTGTttcagaaggaggaaaaaagtgaGTAGAGGTGGTATACAATAGACTCCAATTGAGGGCAAGTAAGAAAAATCTGAAGTAAGATCTCCCTGGGGAGGGAcagaatatatttaaagaaaaagaaatgcagtCATAGAAACAGTCATTCAATTTTTCACTTCCAGCAGGACTGATAAACCCATTATTTGTTCAGACTAAATGTTAGATTCAAGTTTATGTTATTCTCATTCTCCAGTTTCATCATTCCTCATTCCTGCTTCCAAGTACATGGATGCTGCTCCATTAGCCTCCAACTAATGAGCAAGCTGAACAGTAAACAGAGTAAAATATTAACCTTCTGCCATTGGAGGCCAGCCCAATTATCAAATATGCTGGTGACATAATTACCCGTCATCCTGAGACAGACCTAAGACTACCTTGCAATTATGAAATCTTGTGATAGGCTAGCAACTGTGTTTGACAGAAGCTAAGGAAATAATTGCAATATGAATGGCTGAATAATAAAATAGTCTATCTGAATGTTTAATAGAAGGAAGCTCTCTAGGTCGATCAAAAATAAATCATGAGGACTACTTTTCATTCCAGTATTCAAATGCAGGACCTCAGCTCTTAGAGCTGACAAACAGTTGTAATTAATTTGTAGGAACCTAGAACTTTTAAAGTTGAAGACATGCCTCCATTGGTTCACACTTATTAGTGACAAGCAGATCTTTAAGAATAGCCAAAACTGTTGAACTATGACAGCTGTACTACACTTGGTGGGTAAATTAAACCATCGACTACAGTAAGATCACCAAAAGTATTTTCCCAATTGAAGAGCTTTTCAACATTCATTAGAcagcaaatataaaaatataagtaTGCTCAAAACCATACTAATTCATCTGGTGCCTGTTGAATGTTTCTGAGATGCTGTATAAAACTGAAAACAGTGGTTAAATGAAAATCCTTTGCCTGGGTGCCTGGCTGGTTAACTTAAAAAGGTATCAAACTGAGGAAATAAAGCCCAGACAGGAAGAGCTGTTGTAAAATGGAGAAGAAAGCTGTCAGATTAAACAATGCTCTCAAAGATCCCAAACAGCCATTAAAAAGGtttgacaaatattttcattaatttttatttcctttctatgCCTGCTTGCCCTTTGACCTGTGAATATTCTATGCAGGAACGTGTCTGTTTCTTTTAAATCTACACTTGATGCTGTTTTTTAGTTTTTCAGGAATAAAATATTACACAGAATGGGACTGCTATAGCTAGCTAATAATCAACTACTACTATCTGGTTTCAAAATGTTCAGAAAGGTTAGCTGTATATATTTAAACACAAAAGTAACTGAATTGAAATAGTAAGACTGCAAAAACTGTTCTTCTAATAGATACTGAATACAggtctcttttttaaaatcttaacacCTCAGTCTTAAGAGGCAAAAAAAGGTGATACCTCCTCATTAACAGGTCATGAATAGTTAAgactacattttagtcacgggtattttttagtaaaagtcatggagaggtcatgagcagtaaacaaaaattcacaggcccatgaccagtccatgacttgtactatatacccatAACTAAAACTTGAGTCAGGGGgtcatgggtgctctgggggaaTTACCTGGGACCCTGCTGATGctgcgggtgtgtgtgtgggggggaaaatggGAAAACTTGTAGCAGCGCGTGGCCCAGGACTGTTGCTGGTGGCAGGAGGGTTAACAGGCTCCCTACCAGGGTTCAcgcagctccccagaagtggccggcatgtccctgcagctcctagtgggagggaaggcaagggggactccacacgctgcccccgccaTGAGCTCCAGCtctgcggctcccactggctggcaatcgacaccccaactcccagccctgagccccttcccacacctaaACTGCACCAGCAGCGGTCAGTGTGACTGGCCCAGAGGCTGCCTGAtctgcttgggaagccccagagccagcctcaccggccactgcagaagtcacaaagGTCACTGAATCCGTGAGAGATATGGAGCCTTAATTACAGTTAAATAAGCGAGTTTCTGGCTTACCTGGAGGctactgcccatcctggcaagCCAAAACGTTCATAGTCCCCTCCATAAATGTCCCGAACAAGCTTATCAGCATGTGTACTGTCCCCTTTGGATGCCATTTCAAGAGCTTCTTCAAAACTTTCACAGCCAGTCAATAAACTGCATAAACCCAGAAATGTCCCTCCACCTAAACTAATGAAAGAggaaaagaagacttttaaacaACATTCTCACATAGTACAACTAAATAATCGATAAATGTATTCCTTCAATTAAGATACTGATTTGTCTGCTTTCTTCCTCAGAGCTTGGTATTGCTTAGCAAAGCAGTCAGTCGTGAATCATGGCAACAATGTTTACACAGGTATCAGCTTAACTGTGCACACACAAGATTTTGAGCTGCAAAAGTTaagtaaactatttaaaaataaatgtgtttttgcTGTTTCCCGAGAATTCTTTTATTGTGCACCTAAATTAAGATACTAAAATTCATACTTGTAATAGGTAAGTGAAATAGGTGTGAGTATCAAAGTGCCAGTGGGAGGGCATAAACTCATATGAGGATGCCCAGAAGCACCCACATCTGATCACTGGCTTCAAGTCCTTGTTCCTCTTTCTGCATCACTTCAGTGAACGCTTTCTCATTTTTCTCCAGTAGAGCAGAAAAAATATGAGTGTACTGGAATAATGctatacaataaaaaaaaaacaaaaaaaaactaatGTGACAAACCTAAAACCACACACTATTGATATTAGTCTCCTGTTGCAGACCACACAGCAGAAAAAACACTAACTATACCTCCTTACTAGAGCCATGGAGATAGCTTACAATTAATGCTGCTGGTAATTAAACAGGACATGAAATCAGTTTATCACATGGAAAAGACATGCAAAGAAATTATTTGAAAGCTTAAGAAAATATTAGGGTCATTATTCCATACAAAAATCATAATTTAAGATTTCATATCACTACCTTGTTCCAGTCACTCTCTTATAGCTGTCTTTGGAATGGACTGCTAAAATACTGACTCCTGAACCAATGTTTACAACCAATAATGGGTATGGGTCATCCAGGTTAAAAGGCATCTTTTGGCATCTTTCAGGTTCTGAGGCATTTTCAAAGTAATAGCACTCTGCCTGGCCATTGAAACTGACAGAGTCTATATACAACAGACCTTTGACAAGGCAGTCAAGCTCatccagtttgtgcaa
This genomic interval carries:
- the PANK3 gene encoding pantothenate kinase 3 isoform X2; translated protein: MPFNLDDPYPLLVVNIGSGVSILAVHSKDSYKRVTGTSLGGGTFLGLCSLLTGCESFEEALEMASKGDSTHADKLVRDIYGGDYERFGLPGWAVASSFGNMIYKEKRESVSKEDLARATLVTITNNIGSIARMCAVNEKINRVVFVGNFLRVNTLSMKLLAYALDYWSKGQLKALFLEHEGYFGAVGALLGLPNFS